A region of Nostoc sp. 'Peltigera membranacea cyanobiont' N6 DNA encodes the following proteins:
- a CDS encoding LapA family protein — MKTLAPFFTSLVVAVWVIAIAIISVQNATPVSLKFLTFQSIQIPMGLVLAFSAVVGLIGMALLQPLWGLAGIGQGNSRLEEDAEFFVDDEDF; from the coding sequence ATGAAAACTCTCGCTCCTTTTTTTACATCTCTAGTTGTAGCGGTTTGGGTAATTGCGATCGCAATTATTTCAGTCCAAAATGCCACACCCGTATCGTTAAAATTCTTAACATTCCAATCGATTCAAATACCAATGGGTTTAGTTCTGGCTTTTAGTGCTGTTGTCGGGTTAATTGGCATGGCACTGCTGCAACCTCTCTGGGGACTTGCTGGTATTGGCCAAGGTAATTCTCGATTAGAAGAGGATGCCGAATTTTTTGTTGATGATGAAGATTTTTGA
- the hrcA gene encoding heat-inducible transcriptional repressor HrcA: protein MEVQLTNRQQHILWATVRHYIATAEPVGSKALVEEYDLGVSSATIRNVMGVLEKSGLLYQPHASAGRVPSDSGYRIYVDQLITPSLRSRSVSQTDATRSLLPRNSPEALGREVEVALHKHLQWEDRSLETLLQGAAQILATLSGCISLIAMPQTTTALLRHLQLVQIEAGQIMLIVVTEGYETHSKLMDLSPISEETQRDSEVIDRELQIVSNFLNTHLRGRSLLELANLNWSELDQEFQRYGEFLKNSVAELTRRTLAPTATQIMVRGVSEVLRQPEFSQLQQVQTIIHLLEEEQDQLWRLIFEEPEPEDAGKSRVTVRIGAENPLEPIRTCTLISSTYRRGSIPVGSVGVLGPTRLDYESAIAVVASAADYLSEAFSYFNP from the coding sequence ATGGAAGTCCAGTTAACAAATCGACAACAGCATATACTTTGGGCAACGGTACGTCACTACATTGCTACAGCAGAGCCTGTTGGTTCAAAGGCTTTGGTCGAAGAGTACGACTTGGGTGTAAGTTCAGCCACTATTCGCAATGTCATGGGCGTTTTAGAAAAGTCTGGATTACTCTACCAACCACACGCTTCTGCTGGACGAGTACCATCAGACTCAGGCTATCGCATTTATGTTGACCAGCTAATTACACCTTCTCTGCGTTCGCGCAGCGTGTCGCAGACAGATGCTACGCGTAGCTTGCTTCCACGAAATAGTCCAGAAGCTTTAGGGCGAGAAGTAGAAGTAGCACTGCACAAGCATCTTCAGTGGGAAGATCGGAGTTTAGAAACCCTACTACAAGGAGCCGCGCAAATTTTAGCAACCTTGAGTGGTTGCATTAGCTTAATCGCTATGCCACAAACTACAACAGCGCTATTGCGACATCTGCAATTAGTGCAAATTGAAGCTGGGCAGATTATGTTAATTGTTGTCACCGAAGGTTATGAGACGCATTCCAAATTGATGGATTTGTCGCCAATATCAGAAGAAACACAACGCGATTCAGAGGTAATCGATCGCGAGTTGCAGATTGTTTCTAACTTTTTGAATACCCATTTGCGGGGGCGAAGTCTGTTGGAATTAGCCAACCTCAACTGGAGCGAACTAGATCAAGAATTCCAACGCTACGGGGAATTCTTGAAAAATTCAGTTGCGGAATTGACTCGTCGCACTCTTGCGCCGACTGCAACCCAAATTATGGTTCGGGGTGTATCAGAAGTTTTGCGCCAGCCGGAATTTTCCCAGTTACAGCAGGTACAAACAATTATCCACCTGCTGGAAGAAGAACAAGACCAACTATGGCGATTAATATTTGAGGAACCAGAACCAGAGGATGCTGGGAAATCAAGGGTAACGGTTCGCATTGGTGCAGAAAATCCCTTAGAACCGATTCGCACCTGTACTTTAATTTCTTCCACCTATCGCCGAGGTTCAATACCAGTCGGAAGTGTGGGAGTTTTGGGGCCAACGCGACTAGATTATGAAAGTGCGATCGCAGTTGTGGCATCTGCTGCTGATTACCTCTCAGAAGCCTTCAGTTATTTCAATCCTTAA